CTCTTCGTCCGACAATTCGCTCCCCCGCTTGCCGCGCCTCGGTCTCCCCAACTTGGGGCTGGGCGTTGGGCTGCGGAGCTCGCATTTTGGCTACCTACTGCGCGAGCAACCAGCAGTCGATTGGCTCGAGGTACTGAGCGAAAACTACCTCGATTCGCAAGGTCGCCCCCGCGCGGTGGTTCGCACACTAGCCGAGCACTATCCGCTGGTGCTGCATGGCGTTTCTCTCTCGATTGGCAGCACCGATCCGCTGAACTTTGGGTATCTCGAAAAGCTTCGCGCGCTGGCCGCCGAAACCGAGGCCCGCTGGGTGAGCGATCACTTGTGCTGGACCGGTGTGATGGGGCGCAATTCGCACGATCTGCTTCCCCTCCCCCTCACCGAAACTTGCCTCGCGCATGTCGCCGCGCGCGTCCATGCGGTGCAAGAGTTCTTGGGTAGGCCGATCGTTCTCGAAAACCCTAGCTCTTACATCACCTTCGCGCAATCCACGTTAGGTGAAGCAGAGTTCCTGGCTACCCTCTCCCAGCAAACGGGCTGTGGTCTATTATTAGATCTTAATAACGTCTTGGTCTCTTGCATCAATCATGGATGGGACCCCATTGAGTATTTAGATACCATTCCAGCCGATCGCGTTGTGCAGATGCATTTGGCGGGACATACTAAACTCGCCACGCACTTATTAGATACCCACGATGGTCCGGTAATCGATCCCGTTTGGCAGCTCTTTGCCTATGCGACTCAAAAAACCGGAGCCGTTAGTACCCTACTGGAATGGGACGCTAAAATTCCAGAGTTTCCCGTCGTGCATGCGGAAGTGCTGCGGGCGAAATCGATGATCGAGCAGTACCTCAATCAGTCGGCGGATAGCATTCGCGCGAGTTGCCGTGAATATGCCAGTCGCGAGGCTTCTGAGCCTCAATCGCTGGCGATTCCACACCCTTCGACACTCGCTACCGCAGAAGTGGAGTAGGCTGTGAATCGTCGCGAATTACCGCTGGAAACCTTACAGCAATGGATGCTCACGGCTATTGCGCACCCAGGTGGAATCCGCGCGGGTCTTGATGCTGCGCAGCGCGCGACGGGCATTCATGCCGAACATCTAAGCTCCTTGATTTCGCCCAGCCAGTGGCAATCTTCCGCCGAGCGACTGGCGGTTTATAACGACGCCTATTTTGCGCGTCTTTTGGCTTGTATGGTCGAGCTCTTTCCCGCCACAGCCGAGCTTTTAGGTCTCGAAGCCTTTCAAGCCCTTGCAGCGCGCTATTTAGTCACCCATCCACCTACCAGTTATTCATTGCATCATCTGCCCGATACCTTTGAAGCCCACTTACAATCGCGCTTGCCCGACGATGATCCGCTCGCGATCTGCGTGCTCGATATGCTGCGGCTGGAGCGCGCCATCGACCGGGTGTTTGATGGTCCGGGTCTGGAAGAGCAAACGCTC
This window of the Pirellula staleyi DSM 6068 genome carries:
- a CDS encoding DUF692 domain-containing protein, with product MSSSSDNSLPRLPRLGLPNLGLGVGLRSSHFGYLLREQPAVDWLEVLSENYLDSQGRPRAVVRTLAEHYPLVLHGVSLSIGSTDPLNFGYLEKLRALAAETEARWVSDHLCWTGVMGRNSHDLLPLPLTETCLAHVAARVHAVQEFLGRPIVLENPSSYITFAQSTLGEAEFLATLSQQTGCGLLLDLNNVLVSCINHGWDPIEYLDTIPADRVVQMHLAGHTKLATHLLDTHDGPVIDPVWQLFAYATQKTGAVSTLLEWDAKIPEFPVVHAEVLRAKSMIEQYLNQSADSIRASCREYASREASEPQSLAIPHPSTLATAEVE
- a CDS encoding DNA-binding domain-containing protein gives rise to the protein MNRRELPLETLQQWMLTAIAHPGGIRAGLDAAQRATGIHAEHLSSLISPSQWQSSAERLAVYNDAYFARLLACMVELFPATAELLGLEAFQALAARYLVTHPPTSYSLHHLPDTFEAHLQSRLPDDDPLAICVLDMLRLERAIDRVFDGPGLEEQTLVPLHEKLASVQLDELLASRLVLHPSLQILELRSAVSHFYTQFRKQQRRELPAIFNAPESLALIRRHYIVQRVPLSPAEHLLIRAAQQHPLVSELLEHLGELAESQQRDHKLAETALAELRPIMARLAETGVFCDLHFQQRD